A part of Solicola gregarius genomic DNA contains:
- a CDS encoding ABC transporter ATP-binding protein: protein MSTLSHVPAYADPHTITAVAATGLVKQYGDGDAAVRALDGVDLAIESGRFTAIMGPSGSGKSTLMHCLAGLDQATEGAVRIAGVDLSGLSDNALTDFRREHVGFVFQAFNLLPMLTAKQNILLPLDLAGRDPDWAWFDETIGVLGLAERLDHRPAQLSGGQQQRVAVARALLGRPEVIFADEPTGNLDRRSSAEVLAFLRRAVRELGQTVVMVTHDPVAATHADRVVLIADGRVAGSVDAPDQDAILAALRDLGE, encoded by the coding sequence ATGTCCACGCTCTCGCATGTCCCGGCGTACGCCGACCCGCACACCATCACCGCCGTCGCCGCGACCGGACTGGTCAAGCAGTACGGCGACGGCGACGCCGCCGTTCGAGCGCTCGACGGCGTCGACCTGGCGATCGAGAGCGGCCGGTTCACCGCGATCATGGGTCCGTCCGGCTCGGGCAAGTCCACGCTCATGCACTGCCTCGCCGGCCTCGACCAGGCGACCGAGGGCGCGGTACGTATCGCCGGCGTCGACCTGTCGGGCCTTTCGGACAACGCGCTCACCGACTTTCGCCGCGAACATGTCGGGTTCGTGTTCCAGGCGTTCAACCTGCTGCCGATGCTCACCGCCAAGCAGAACATCCTGCTGCCGCTCGACCTCGCCGGCCGGGACCCCGACTGGGCGTGGTTCGACGAGACGATCGGCGTCCTCGGGCTCGCCGAGCGTCTCGACCACCGGCCGGCCCAGCTGTCCGGAGGACAGCAGCAGCGGGTCGCCGTTGCCCGCGCCCTCCTCGGTCGCCCCGAGGTGATCTTCGCCGACGAGCCGACCGGGAACCTCGACCGACGCTCCAGCGCCGAGGTGCTCGCCTTCCTTCGCCGCGCGGTTCGCGAGCTCGGGCAGACCGTCGTGATGGTGACGCACGACCCCGTGGCGGCGACGCACGCCGACCGGGTGGTGCTCATCGCCGACGGACGGGTCGCCGGCAGCGTCGACGCACCCGACCAGGACGCGATCCTCGCCGCTCTCCGCGACCTCGGGGAGTAG
- a CDS encoding bifunctional cytidylyltransferase/SDR family oxidoreductase → MTSNVAVLLAGGTGTRVGLDIPKQLIKIAGRTILEHTLSVLNAHDDVDEIVVMMAAGHLDAVHSIVRSGGYTKVRHVLEGGDTRNDTTLKALATVESDDAKVLFHDAVRPLVSARSIRDCYAALDEYDAVDTAIPSADTIVEVDDANTIREIPPRSQLRRGQTPQAFRARTLKLAYEHAVGDADFVATDDCTVVLRYLPDVPIGVVAGDERNMKVTEPIDVYIADKLFQLTSHEAPEARTDEQYRAALEGKTMVVFGGSYGIGADIADLARSYGADVHTFSRSGTQTHVERRPDIAAAARTVLEKTDAIDFVVNTAGVLPRGLLEDASEETIYQATETNYVAPIFIAQEFFPHLAASRGCLLLFTSSSYTRGRGGYSLYSSAKAAIVNLTQALADEWSGSGVRVQCINPERTATPMRTKAFGQEPADSLLDSMSVARASLDALLDGGTGHVIDLRRADPFESHRDAADAAEDLDGVDPD, encoded by the coding sequence ATGACCTCGAACGTTGCGGTGCTCCTCGCGGGCGGCACGGGTACGCGCGTCGGCCTCGACATCCCGAAGCAGCTGATCAAGATCGCCGGCCGCACGATCCTCGAGCACACGCTGTCCGTGCTCAACGCGCACGACGACGTCGACGAGATCGTCGTGATGATGGCGGCGGGACACCTCGACGCCGTGCACTCGATCGTGAGGTCGGGCGGCTACACCAAGGTGCGGCACGTGCTCGAAGGCGGCGACACGCGCAACGACACGACCCTCAAGGCGCTCGCGACCGTCGAGTCCGACGACGCGAAGGTGCTGTTCCACGATGCGGTACGCCCGCTGGTGAGCGCGCGCAGCATCCGTGACTGCTACGCGGCGCTCGACGAGTACGACGCGGTCGACACTGCGATTCCGTCGGCCGACACGATCGTCGAGGTCGACGACGCCAACACCATCCGTGAGATCCCGCCGCGGTCACAGCTGCGCCGCGGACAGACGCCGCAGGCGTTCCGCGCGCGCACGCTCAAGCTGGCGTACGAGCACGCGGTCGGCGACGCGGATTTCGTCGCGACCGACGACTGCACCGTGGTGCTCCGCTACCTGCCCGACGTGCCCATCGGCGTCGTCGCCGGCGACGAGCGCAACATGAAGGTCACCGAGCCGATCGACGTCTATATCGCCGACAAGCTGTTCCAGCTGACCAGCCACGAGGCGCCCGAGGCTCGTACGGACGAGCAGTACCGCGCCGCGCTCGAGGGCAAGACCATGGTGGTCTTCGGCGGCAGCTACGGCATCGGCGCCGATATCGCCGACCTGGCCCGGAGCTACGGCGCGGACGTGCACACGTTCAGCCGATCGGGCACGCAGACCCATGTCGAGCGGCGTCCCGATATCGCCGCGGCGGCCCGGACCGTACTCGAGAAGACCGACGCGATCGACTTCGTGGTCAACACCGCCGGCGTACTGCCGCGCGGGCTGCTCGAGGACGCGTCCGAGGAGACGATCTACCAGGCGACGGAGACGAACTACGTGGCGCCGATCTTCATCGCGCAGGAGTTCTTCCCGCACCTCGCCGCCTCGCGGGGCTGCCTGCTGTTGTTCACGTCCAGCTCGTACACCCGGGGACGCGGCGGCTATAGCCTGTACTCGTCGGCCAAGGCCGCGATCGTCAACCTCACCCAGGCGCTCGCCGACGAGTGGAGCGGGTCGGGCGTACGCGTGCAGTGCATCAACCCGGAGCGGACCGCCACGCCCATGCGAACGAAGGCCTTCGGGCAGGAGCCCGCGGACTCGCTACTCGACTCGATGTCGGTCGCGCGCGCATCGCTCGACGCGCTGCTCGACGGAGGCACGGGACACGTGATCGACCTGCGCCGAGCGGATCCGTTCGAGTCGCATCGCGACGCCGCCGACGCGGCCGAGGACCTCGACGGGGTCGACCCCGACTGA
- a CDS encoding sensor histidine kinase encodes MRFPGEHWLREHPLLVDLVVAGILMMPSALAALVTHEFVYALDVVMFGAIIFRRTAPVASFGILTLALVAQVVLRDTPQWGDFAFPVGLYAIAAYGPTWARWTGLGIGFVGAVVATDSWGYDQDATGYQLIVFVALAAIVLFSWTLGDRMRTRRAYVAELEERAVQLEREAEQQARIAAAAERARIAREMHDVVAHSLSVIVVQADGALFAARKRPEAATETLATISQTGRESLAEMRRLIGLLRGEENADVRTPMPGGADLPNLVDQVAASGVDVGLAVDGELDRLGSGAGLTVYRVVQEALTNTLKHGGPDVAARVRITVDADGAHVVVDDDGRGVATADDGNGHGIAGMRERIAVHDGTIVAGPRPGGGFRVDARIPLGEGDG; translated from the coding sequence ATGCGGTTCCCGGGCGAGCACTGGTTACGTGAGCATCCCCTGCTCGTTGACCTCGTTGTCGCCGGCATCCTGATGATGCCGTCTGCGCTGGCCGCGCTCGTCACCCACGAGTTCGTGTACGCGCTCGACGTCGTGATGTTCGGGGCCATCATCTTCCGGCGTACGGCGCCCGTAGCGAGCTTCGGCATCCTGACGCTCGCTCTGGTCGCCCAGGTCGTGCTGCGCGACACGCCGCAATGGGGTGACTTCGCCTTCCCGGTCGGCCTGTACGCCATCGCCGCGTACGGGCCGACCTGGGCGCGGTGGACAGGCCTCGGAATCGGTTTCGTCGGCGCGGTGGTGGCGACCGACAGCTGGGGGTACGACCAGGACGCCACCGGCTATCAGCTGATCGTGTTCGTCGCGCTTGCCGCCATCGTGCTGTTCTCGTGGACACTCGGCGACCGCATGCGTACGCGCCGGGCGTACGTGGCCGAACTCGAGGAGCGGGCCGTCCAACTCGAGCGCGAGGCCGAGCAGCAGGCGAGGATCGCCGCAGCCGCCGAACGTGCACGCATCGCGCGCGAGATGCACGACGTCGTCGCGCACAGTCTCTCGGTGATCGTCGTCCAGGCCGACGGCGCGTTGTTCGCCGCGCGCAAGCGTCCGGAGGCGGCAACCGAGACGCTCGCGACGATCTCGCAGACCGGGCGGGAGTCCCTTGCGGAGATGCGGAGGCTGATCGGGCTGCTGCGTGGCGAGGAGAATGCGGACGTACGTACGCCCATGCCGGGCGGGGCCGACCTGCCGAACCTGGTCGACCAGGTCGCGGCGAGCGGTGTCGACGTCGGGCTCGCGGTCGACGGCGAGCTCGACCGGCTCGGCAGCGGTGCCGGGCTCACGGTGTACCGCGTCGTGCAGGAGGCGTTGACGAACACGCTCAAGCACGGAGGTCCCGATGTGGCGGCGCGCGTACGCATCACCGTCGACGCCGACGGCGCTCACGTCGTGGTCGACGACGACGGACGCGGCGTCGCGACGGCCGACGACGGCAACGGACACGGCATCGCGGGGATGCGTGAGCGGATCGCGGTGCACGATGGCACGATCGTCGCCGGACCCCGTCCCGGCGGAGGCTTCCGGGTCGACGCACGCATACCGCTTGGGGAAGGCGATGGATGA
- a CDS encoding response regulator gives MSEQERPDDTIRVFMADDQQLVRAGFRMLIESQDDLRVAGEAGNGAQACDALAVTAADVVLMDVRMPRMDGVEATRRITARGERPRILVLTTFDLDEYVYAALRAGASGFLLKDTPPEVLLGAIRDVHGGDAVVAPSATRRMLERFADAMPTGDDDASDPRLGGLTERELEVLELIGQGLSNQEIATRLVLAEATVKTHIGRVLAKTGSRDRVQLVVLAYDAGLVTPRR, from the coding sequence ATGAGTGAGCAGGAACGACCGGACGACACGATCCGGGTCTTCATGGCCGACGACCAGCAACTCGTACGCGCGGGCTTTCGGATGCTGATCGAGTCGCAGGACGATCTCCGCGTCGCGGGCGAGGCGGGCAACGGTGCGCAGGCGTGCGACGCGCTGGCCGTCACCGCTGCCGACGTGGTGCTGATGGACGTACGGATGCCGCGAATGGACGGCGTCGAGGCGACTCGCCGGATCACGGCTCGCGGGGAGCGGCCGCGCATCCTCGTACTCACGACGTTCGACCTCGACGAGTACGTGTACGCGGCGCTGCGGGCCGGCGCTTCGGGATTTCTGCTCAAGGACACTCCGCCCGAGGTGTTGCTCGGTGCGATCCGCGATGTCCACGGCGGCGATGCGGTCGTAGCACCCAGCGCCACGCGGCGGATGCTCGAACGCTTTGCCGACGCGATGCCGACGGGTGACGACGATGCGTCCGACCCGCGGCTCGGTGGCCTGACGGAGCGCGAGCTCGAGGTGCTCGAGCTGATCGGTCAGGGGCTGAGCAACCAGGAGATCGCGACGCGCCTCGTGCTCGCCGAGGCGACGGTCAAGACGCACATCGGCCGGGTGCTCGCCAAGACCGGCAGCCGCGACCGGGTACAGCTCGTCGTCCTCGCGTACGACGCCGGCCTCGTCACCCCGCGGCGCTGA
- a CDS encoding CDP-glycerol glycerophosphotransferase family protein, giving the protein MTAEVHVSGSDEPTTVPLLVSRELNDALPLPVQSRELEGVVERGVHNLVRISLNRPLGRAAGRVRQNRLRAASGEKFATGRRRGLLIRSYFGESATDSGLGLQRELQRRGVDMDIYWSVQDHSIPVPDGAIPVIQNSYEWYGLLNSAKYYLDNMYQPEYHQKPDGQVIIQTFHGYPFKTMGHPHWEQSHFSRAKIDSYDARARDWDYLVSPASYATPLLKRDFAYDGEVLEIGYPRNDVLFAPEAPQIRAEVRRVLGIADHQTAVLYAPTFRDYLSPDDMRAEMVDFLDLDEAAQGLGGDYVLLVRGHAFNARTDTRVGRRGGIIDVTDYPLVSDLYLAVDAAVVDYSSLRFDFGVTGKPMIFHVPDLEHYKSTRGWLFDYEPTAPGPLVSTTGDVVDSLLELDAVAKRYRNAYNTFRHAYLDLEDGHASARLVDQVFVPRGDAPPA; this is encoded by the coding sequence ATGACCGCCGAGGTGCACGTCTCCGGCTCCGACGAGCCGACGACGGTGCCGCTGTTGGTGTCTCGCGAGTTGAACGATGCGTTGCCCCTACCTGTCCAGTCGCGTGAGCTCGAAGGCGTCGTCGAGCGCGGCGTACACAACCTGGTACGCATCTCGCTGAATCGGCCACTCGGCCGCGCGGCGGGCAGGGTACGACAGAATCGCCTGCGCGCCGCCAGCGGCGAGAAGTTCGCGACCGGTCGGCGTCGCGGTCTGCTGATTCGCTCGTACTTCGGCGAGTCGGCGACGGACAGCGGGCTCGGCCTGCAACGCGAGCTGCAGCGTCGCGGCGTCGACATGGACATCTACTGGTCGGTGCAGGACCATTCGATTCCGGTGCCCGACGGCGCCATCCCGGTGATCCAGAACAGCTACGAGTGGTACGGGCTGCTCAACTCGGCGAAGTACTACCTCGACAACATGTACCAGCCGGAATACCACCAGAAGCCCGACGGCCAGGTCATCATCCAGACCTTCCACGGGTACCCGTTCAAGACGATGGGCCACCCGCACTGGGAGCAGTCGCACTTCTCGCGCGCGAAGATCGACTCGTACGACGCGCGCGCCCGCGACTGGGACTACCTCGTCTCGCCGGCGTCGTACGCGACGCCGTTGCTCAAGCGCGACTTCGCGTACGACGGCGAGGTGCTCGAGATCGGCTACCCACGCAACGACGTCCTGTTCGCGCCAGAGGCGCCGCAGATCCGGGCCGAGGTGCGGCGGGTGCTCGGCATCGCCGATCATCAGACCGCGGTGCTGTACGCGCCGACGTTCCGCGACTACCTCTCGCCCGACGACATGCGTGCCGAGATGGTCGACTTCCTCGACCTCGACGAGGCCGCCCAGGGGCTCGGTGGCGACTACGTGCTGCTGGTGCGAGGCCACGCGTTCAACGCGCGTACGGACACGCGGGTCGGACGCCGCGGAGGCATCATCGACGTGACCGACTACCCGCTCGTATCCGACCTCTATCTCGCCGTCGATGCTGCGGTCGTCGACTACTCGTCGCTGCGTTTCGACTTCGGGGTGACGGGCAAGCCGATGATCTTCCACGTGCCCGACCTCGAGCACTACAAGTCGACGCGCGGTTGGCTGTTCGACTACGAGCCGACCGCTCCGGGCCCGCTCGTCTCCACGACCGGCGACGTGGTCGACTCGCTCCTCGAGCTCGACGCCGTCGCCAAGCGGTATCGCAATGCGTACAACACCTTCCGGCATGCGTACCTCGACCTCGAGGACGGTCACGCGTCGGCCCGGCTGGTCGATCAGGTCTTCGTGCCGCGTGGTGACGCGCCGCCGGCGTAG
- a CDS encoding bifunctional glycosyltransferase/CDP-glycerol:glycerophosphate glycerophosphotransferase — MSSRIPRAGATARAMARRMPHPVRRRLTLALHRSPIGRRMGRDAPFVSVVVAATGSHAPFLAECLDSIREQTRGEFEVVVVPYGDGEQCAEIAATYGEGDWRFDLAPPAAGYGAALNVGVRHTHGEFLAFTGAADTLPPDALERLVGSLERTGSDFAVGALADAAPEKHLIRSEHARAHRRERLSVEFADAPDALVDLHEGNRLFRRRFWRGAGLAFPETETGPVSLPIMRAYARARGFDLLSAVTYRWTKRGDGVPFGYLIPAAHGLREWRTAERAIRAELERHGSADAIDAWLYAVLDIGLRPYVGDVERLDKQEWAVLRDTATELSERASDAVWSRVRPEARVATWLAAHGMRTHLETFVAQRWFENGQHPTYVRDGVVYARLPHADADELEIPAQCFAMTERDVRAVVSVQRLNWSARALQLDLFGYVRFVETADRPPEVEVALVRGDERLALDSQVTADPVVTRHAAQPYQNYDNGAIHATVALDALAGCARGEWMLEVTLTADGITRTIGAIELSWQGSAAALRSHADATVAVAPRWDADGGLVFEVSDPIEEPVRSEPRGGFVIEDVTLDGTVVDLVATCPGEPSVALESGGRRLDGVVTPDGDARVRVRFDMTLDAWSLGRRPAPTGAYHVRCTLDGEAVAAEFAGGLLDDLPRDHVDSTYRMRLRRSPHGAPVVELGVPLGPGEQGSYAQARLQQEYAGEHKIDEHAVYLQAYAGQSATDSPLAIHQALRRERPDLTLYWGVVDHAQWVPEGGVPLLMRSRAWYDVLATAAYVVSNIDFERWFVRRPGQRVLQTYHGVPSKTMGIGLWREKRFTPLRIEQQLARTSYLWDALLTPTPEVNRYYRDAFRYQGTILDRGYPRDDALASDRADEIRAAVRERLGIGDAQTAVLYAPTWRDDVATGYRSAPFVRHLDVESATRQLGDAYVVLVRGHRFHAPTGGAGGNVIDVTSYPEINDLILASDAAVLDYSSLRFDYAVTRKPMVFCVPDLDEYAGGVRGFLYDFRETAPGPLVDDTDGVVGQLRRLEELVAEHADAYDRFNATYNRWQDGRSAERVVDAFFT; from the coding sequence GTGAGTTCTCGGATCCCGCGCGCGGGGGCGACCGCGCGGGCGATGGCCCGGCGGATGCCGCATCCCGTACGCCGCCGACTCACTCTCGCGTTGCACCGCTCGCCGATCGGGCGCCGGATGGGCCGCGACGCGCCGTTCGTCAGCGTCGTCGTCGCCGCAACGGGCAGCCACGCGCCATTCCTCGCCGAATGTCTCGACAGCATCCGTGAGCAGACTCGCGGGGAGTTCGAGGTCGTCGTCGTGCCGTACGGCGACGGCGAGCAGTGCGCCGAGATTGCCGCGACGTACGGCGAAGGCGACTGGAGGTTCGACCTCGCGCCGCCCGCCGCCGGTTACGGCGCCGCCCTCAACGTCGGCGTTCGCCACACCCATGGCGAGTTCCTCGCGTTCACCGGAGCGGCCGACACGCTACCCCCGGATGCGTTGGAGCGACTCGTCGGGAGCCTCGAGCGCACGGGCTCGGACTTCGCGGTCGGCGCCCTCGCCGACGCGGCGCCCGAGAAGCACCTGATCCGGTCCGAGCACGCTCGGGCACATCGTCGCGAACGGCTGTCGGTCGAGTTCGCCGACGCCCCTGACGCGCTCGTCGACCTGCACGAGGGCAATCGCCTGTTCCGACGCCGGTTCTGGCGTGGGGCGGGCCTCGCGTTTCCCGAGACGGAGACGGGGCCCGTCTCGCTGCCGATCATGCGGGCATACGCCCGTGCGCGCGGGTTCGACCTGCTCAGTGCCGTCACCTATCGCTGGACCAAACGCGGCGACGGGGTGCCGTTCGGCTACCTCATCCCTGCCGCGCACGGTCTCCGGGAGTGGCGAACGGCCGAGCGTGCGATCCGGGCGGAGCTCGAGCGGCACGGATCTGCCGACGCGATCGATGCCTGGCTGTACGCGGTACTCGATATCGGGTTGCGCCCGTACGTCGGCGACGTGGAGCGACTCGACAAGCAGGAGTGGGCAGTGCTCCGCGACACCGCCACTGAGCTCTCGGAGCGCGCGTCCGACGCCGTCTGGTCGCGCGTACGCCCGGAGGCGCGCGTCGCGACCTGGCTTGCCGCGCACGGCATGCGTACGCACCTCGAGACGTTCGTCGCGCAGCGGTGGTTCGAGAACGGCCAGCACCCGACGTACGTCCGCGACGGCGTCGTGTACGCGCGCCTGCCGCATGCGGACGCCGACGAGCTCGAGATCCCGGCGCAGTGCTTCGCGATGACAGAGCGAGACGTACGCGCGGTCGTGAGCGTGCAGCGGCTGAACTGGAGCGCTCGGGCGCTGCAACTCGACCTGTTCGGCTACGTGCGGTTCGTGGAGACGGCCGATCGGCCGCCCGAGGTCGAGGTCGCGCTCGTCCGCGGCGACGAGCGGCTTGCACTCGACTCGCAGGTGACGGCCGATCCTGTCGTGACGCGGCACGCGGCACAGCCGTACCAGAACTACGACAACGGCGCGATCCATGCCACGGTCGCGCTCGATGCGCTGGCGGGGTGCGCGCGAGGCGAGTGGATGCTCGAGGTCACCCTCACCGCCGACGGCATCACGCGCACGATCGGGGCGATCGAGCTCTCGTGGCAGGGCTCGGCGGCGGCGCTGCGCTCCCATGCGGATGCGACGGTCGCGGTGGCACCCCGCTGGGACGCCGATGGCGGGCTGGTGTTCGAGGTCTCCGATCCGATCGAGGAGCCCGTACGCTCCGAGCCGCGGGGCGGCTTCGTGATCGAGGACGTCACCCTCGACGGCACCGTGGTGGATCTGGTCGCCACCTGCCCGGGTGAGCCGTCCGTCGCGCTGGAGTCGGGCGGGCGGCGGCTCGACGGTGTGGTCACGCCCGACGGCGACGCGCGCGTACGGGTCCGCTTCGACATGACGCTCGATGCGTGGTCACTCGGCCGACGTCCCGCGCCGACGGGCGCGTACCACGTGCGCTGCACGCTCGATGGCGAGGCGGTGGCGGCAGAGTTCGCCGGCGGGCTGCTCGACGACCTGCCGCGTGACCACGTCGACTCGACGTACCGGATGCGACTGCGGAGGTCGCCGCACGGCGCCCCGGTCGTCGAGCTCGGCGTACCGCTGGGGCCCGGTGAACAGGGTTCGTACGCGCAGGCACGGTTGCAGCAGGAGTACGCCGGCGAGCACAAGATCGACGAGCATGCGGTCTACCTGCAGGCGTACGCCGGGCAGAGCGCGACCGACAGCCCGCTCGCGATTCACCAGGCGCTGCGTCGGGAGCGACCGGATCTCACCCTGTACTGGGGAGTTGTCGACCATGCTCAGTGGGTGCCCGAGGGTGGCGTGCCGCTGCTGATGCGCAGCCGGGCGTGGTACGACGTGCTCGCGACCGCCGCGTACGTCGTCTCGAACATCGACTTCGAACGCTGGTTCGTACGCCGTCCGGGGCAGCGGGTGCTGCAGACGTACCACGGTGTGCCGTCGAAGACGATGGGCATCGGACTCTGGCGCGAGAAGCGCTTCACACCGTTGCGCATCGAACAACAGCTCGCGCGCACGTCGTACCTCTGGGATGCGCTGCTGACGCCGACGCCCGAGGTCAACCGCTACTACCGCGATGCGTTCCGATACCAGGGCACCATCCTCGACCGCGGGTATCCGCGCGACGACGCCCTCGCCTCCGATCGGGCGGACGAGATCCGGGCGGCCGTACGCGAGCGGCTCGGCATCGGCGACGCGCAGACCGCCGTGCTCTACGCGCCGACCTGGCGCGACGACGTCGCCACCGGCTATCGGTCGGCGCCGTTCGTACGCCACCTCGACGTCGAGTCGGCGACCCGGCAGCTCGGCGATGCGTACGTCGTGCTCGTGCGTGGGCATCGGTTCCACGCACCGACGGGTGGGGCCGGTGGCAATGTCATCGACGTGACGTCGTACCCCGAGATCAACGACCTGATCCTGGCCTCCGATGCCGCCGTGCTCGACTATTCGTCGTTGCGGTTCGACTACGCCGTCACCCGCAAGCCGATGGTCTTCTGCGTACCCGACCTCGACGAGTACGCAGGCGGCGTCAGGGGCTTCCTATACGACTTCCGCGAGACCGCGCCCGGCCCGCTCGTCGACGACACCGACGGCGTCGTCGGTCAGCTCCGCCGACTCGAGGAGCTCGTGGCCGAGCACGCCGACGCGTACGACCGGTTCAACGCCACGTACAACCGCTGGCAGGACGGGCGATCCGCCGAACGCGTCGTCGACGCGTTCTTCACCTAG